A region of Nitrospinota bacterium DNA encodes the following proteins:
- a CDS encoding OmpA family protein, translating to MFNGRRFLACLVAMVFAAVFPVSASAQVAIDGGSGLFHMQKARTLGHLNFGVGLYYESDNHDLTAPTGKGNETDFGYMPISATLGVGDNLEFSVSAPYSRVEVKKGTSESGMGDGIGRVKWNFLTSENFGVRMSALAFTTLPFGDKDKGLGTGKTNPGAGLALDKEYESVTWHASVGYQSRQEDGLDPQVQYGAGVEYMPMDNLSFIAEVGGYNWTKQVAGRDDQTMVTGGVRYYISDWASLTVGYSSWGGGTGESSPNYMYLAGITVGSGLGQPRGKLGVKEAAAMPGAGEAGAGEAGAGEAAGGEKVTIVLESIHFEFDKSRLTKEAQEILVGTAEKLNANPNVELVIEGHTCSIGSNGYNQALGMRRANSARKFLVEHGVKGERIDVISYGEEKPAHTNKTREGRKMNRRADFVIKVK from the coding sequence ATGTTTAACGGCAGGCGGTTTTTGGCATGTCTCGTGGCGATGGTTTTCGCCGCTGTTTTCCCTGTAAGCGCTTCCGCTCAGGTTGCGATTGACGGAGGGAGCGGCCTTTTCCACATGCAAAAGGCGAGAACCCTGGGGCATCTGAACTTTGGCGTCGGGCTTTATTACGAAAGCGACAATCACGACCTCACCGCGCCCACCGGCAAAGGGAACGAAACCGATTTCGGTTACATGCCCATTTCGGCCACTTTAGGCGTGGGGGATAATCTGGAGTTCTCCGTTTCGGCCCCTTACAGCCGGGTGGAAGTTAAAAAAGGAACCAGCGAGTCTGGCATGGGCGACGGCATAGGCCGCGTTAAGTGGAACTTTTTAACCTCCGAGAATTTCGGCGTGCGCATGTCCGCGCTGGCGTTTACCACCCTGCCTTTTGGCGACAAAGACAAAGGGCTGGGGACCGGCAAGACCAATCCCGGCGCGGGCCTTGCCCTGGATAAAGAATATGAGAGCGTAACCTGGCACGCCAGCGTTGGGTATCAATCCCGCCAGGAAGATGGGCTGGATCCGCAGGTGCAATATGGCGCCGGGGTGGAATACATGCCCATGGACAACCTAAGCTTCATCGCCGAAGTGGGCGGCTACAACTGGACTAAACAGGTGGCCGGAAGGGATGACCAGACCATGGTCACCGGCGGCGTAAGATATTACATAAGCGACTGGGCCAGCCTGACCGTGGGTTACAGCTCCTGGGGTGGCGGCACAGGTGAATCCAGCCCGAACTACATGTATCTTGCAGGCATCACCGTTGGCTCGGGGCTTGGCCAGCCGCGAGGGAAGCTGGGTGTTAAGGAAGCGGCGGCAATGCCGGGCGCTGGCGAGGCTGGCGCAGGTGAAGCTGGCGCCGGGGAAGCCGCAGGCGGCGAGAAAGTCACCATTGTCCTTGAAAGCATACATTTCGAGTTCGACAAATCGCGTCTTACCAAGGAAGCCCAGGAGATCCTGGTGGGCACCGCCGAGAAACTCAACGCCAACCCGAATGTGGAATTGGTCATTGAAGGGCACACCTGCTCCATAGGCTCCAACGGTTACAACCAGGCCTTGGGCATGCGCAGGGCCAACTCCGCCCGGAAATTCCTGGTGGAGCATGGGGTGAAAGGCGAGAGGATCGACGTTATAAGCTACGGAGAAGAAAAGCCTGCCCACACCAACAAGACAAGGGAAGGCAGGAAGATGAATCGAAGGGCTGATTTCGTCATCAAAGTGAAATAA
- a CDS encoding iron-sulfur cluster assembly scaffold protein, with protein MDTNFGYSDTVMDHFSNPRNVLKTAEEEYEPSGVGMVGNPTCGDMMKVWIKVDEQERIYDLKWKTFGCASAIGSTSMMSVMVTENGGMRIDDALKLKPDDIMDRLGGLPSIKIHCSVLGDKALRAAIYDYFAKTGQEHRIVEKKAVLICECLNVTDHEIEEQVLEGVADFDTLQERTKISTGCGRCRTRAIETLEHYRAKYFG; from the coding sequence ATGGATACCAATTTCGGGTATAGCGATACGGTGATGGATCATTTCTCCAACCCCCGCAACGTGCTAAAGACGGCGGAGGAGGAGTATGAGCCCAGCGGCGTGGGTATGGTTGGAAACCCCACCTGCGGCGACATGATGAAGGTTTGGATAAAGGTGGATGAGCAGGAGCGCATTTACGACCTGAAATGGAAAACTTTCGGATGCGCCTCGGCCATTGGCTCCACCTCCATGATGTCCGTGATGGTCACCGAAAACGGCGGCATGCGAATAGACGACGCCTTAAAGCTCAAACCCGACGATATTATGGACAGGCTCGGTGGCCTTCCCTCCATAAAAATCCACTGCTCGGTGCTGGGGGACAAGGCCCTGCGCGCCGCCATATACGACTATTTCGCCAAAACCGGCCAGGAGCACAGGATTGTGGAGAAAAAGGCCGTGCTGATTTGCGAATGTCTCAACGTCACCGACCATGAGATAGAAGAGCAGGTGCTGGAGGGTGTGGCCGATTTTGACACCCTACAGGAGCGCACGAAAATATCCACCGGTTGCGGCAGGTGCAGAACCCGCGCCATTGAGACCCTGGAGCATTACCGGGCCAAGTATTTCGGTTGA
- the lepB gene encoding signal peptidase I: MIALEKIGAAAFEMFKGAIVALLLVVFLKGSMVEANQIVSGSMIPTLMEGDFIIVNKIKYGLHLPFVGKMVYVWSSPDRGDVVTFQPPAGSFDGIGKIFVKRIVAIPGDRVEIVDSRLYINGQPVETSRSLNHTGEYLESMGDKKYKVIKRDPHYFFGPVVVPEGYVFAVGDNRDNSLDSRSWGPLPIENIEGKAVFIYFSRAWDAGVSAIERIGSLL; the protein is encoded by the coding sequence ATGATTGCTTTGGAAAAAATTGGCGCCGCCGCCTTCGAGATGTTCAAGGGCGCCATTGTGGCCTTGCTTCTGGTGGTGTTCCTCAAAGGCTCCATGGTGGAAGCCAACCAGATAGTTTCAGGCTCCATGATCCCCACCCTGATGGAAGGGGATTTCATAATCGTAAACAAGATAAAGTACGGTTTGCATCTGCCTTTCGTGGGCAAGATGGTTTACGTATGGTCAAGCCCCGACAGGGGTGACGTGGTGACATTCCAGCCCCCGGCCGGCTCCTTCGACGGCATAGGCAAGATATTCGTAAAGCGCATCGTGGCCATTCCCGGCGACAGGGTGGAAATTGTGGACTCCCGCCTGTACATCAACGGCCAGCCTGTGGAAACCAGCAGGTCGCTGAACCATACGGGAGAATACCTGGAGTCCATGGGCGACAAGAAATATAAAGTAATCAAGCGTGACCCTCATTACTTTTTCGGCCCGGTGGTGGTGCCCGAGGGTTATGTTTTCGCCGTTGGCGACAACCGGGACAACAGCCTGGATTCCCGCTCCTGGGGCCCTCTGCCCATAGAGAACATAGAGGGTAAAGCCGTGTTCATATATTTTAGCAGGGCTTGGGACGCGGGCGTTTCGGCTATCGAACGAATAGGAAGCCTGCTATAA
- the pabB gene encoding aminodeoxychorismate synthase component I translates to MEPSSIFRAHGNGEGFVWLDSSLESGPYANWSFIMNEPSFLIKGGGGSFVFTGADGKKTAIDGNPLGFIEKILARYKTEKSPSVKYPPFTGGMAGFFGYGLTRYTEPSARINWDRDFAPEGDLWLGCYLRLIAFDHARKKTFLVVNHAHDESPEPALEELERLMGPSQAYGAGAPVSVENPLDIAPVKEFTREEYIESVEKIREYIADGDCYQVNLSQAFESAMGADAKTIYEKLRVLSPAPFASYLDCGRFQILSSSPERFVSVRDGSAQTRPIKGTRPRGATEEEDQRMRGNLSASQKDRAENVMIVDLMRNDLSKVCEPFSVTVPEICAVEEYATVYHLTSTVEGRIKEGVGPIGVLNAVFPPGSVTGAPKTRALEIIDELEPTPRGAYCGAIGYVGFDGDMDLSVAIRIMVCSGRQARFHAGGGVTYSSSAVKEYEETLHKAKAIMEALNR, encoded by the coding sequence GTGGAGCCCTCATCCATTTTCCGCGCCCATGGCAATGGAGAGGGTTTTGTGTGGCTGGACAGCTCGCTTGAATCCGGCCCTTACGCCAACTGGTCGTTCATCATGAATGAGCCTTCGTTCCTCATAAAGGGCGGTGGCGGCTCTTTTGTCTTTACCGGCGCTGATGGAAAGAAAACCGCCATTGACGGCAATCCTCTGGGTTTCATCGAAAAAATACTGGCGCGGTATAAAACTGAAAAGAGCCCTAGTGTGAAGTATCCACCCTTCACCGGCGGGATGGCCGGGTTTTTCGGTTACGGTCTCACACGATACACGGAGCCTTCGGCGCGGATAAACTGGGACAGGGATTTTGCGCCCGAAGGCGACTTGTGGCTGGGATGTTATTTGCGCCTTATTGCTTTCGACCACGCCCGTAAAAAAACATTCCTGGTGGTAAACCATGCCCATGATGAAAGCCCCGAACCGGCTTTAGAAGAGCTGGAGCGGTTAATGGGGCCTTCTCAAGCCTATGGGGCCGGGGCTCCGGTATCCGTGGAAAATCCATTGGACATAGCTCCCGTCAAGGAATTCACCCGGGAAGAATACATCGAATCGGTGGAAAAAATCAGAGAGTACATCGCCGATGGCGATTGTTATCAGGTGAACCTTTCACAAGCCTTTGAGTCGGCCATGGGGGCGGACGCCAAAACCATTTACGAAAAACTCCGCGTATTAAGCCCGGCCCCCTTCGCCTCATATCTGGACTGTGGCCGGTTCCAGATCCTTTCCTCCTCGCCGGAGCGGTTTGTAAGCGTCCGTGATGGATCGGCCCAAACCAGGCCCATAAAAGGCACCCGGCCCCGGGGAGCCACCGAAGAGGAAGACCAGCGCATGCGTGGCAACCTTTCGGCCAGCCAGAAAGACCGGGCGGAGAACGTGATGATAGTAGATTTGATGCGCAACGACCTTTCGAAAGTGTGCGAGCCATTCTCGGTGACTGTCCCGGAAATTTGCGCCGTGGAGGAATACGCCACGGTGTATCATTTAACATCCACCGTGGAGGGAAGGATAAAAGAGGGCGTAGGGCCAATCGGAGTTTTAAATGCCGTATTCCCTCCGGGCTCCGTTACCGGGGCTCCCAAAACCAGGGCGCTGGAGATTATAGACGAACTGGAGCCAACCCCGCGCGGCGCCTATTGCGGCGCCATCGGCTATGTTGGGTTCGACGGCGATATGGATTTGAGTGTGGCCATCCGCATAATGGTATGCTCGGGCCGCCAGGCTCGGTTCCATGCGGGGGGTGGCGTTACATATTCCTCCAGCGCGGTAAAAGAATACGAGGAGACGTTGCACAAAGCCAAAGCAATCATGGAAGCGTTGAACCGGTGA
- a CDS encoding DUF2851 family protein, translated as MFSRLYLDMTSSISLFVREKENRGDKPVPQRHSPRVREDMVKALWMEQPWGASPIRDIAGNLIEIISPGWLNGSFGPDFKDALFRLNGGPVEKGDVEIHVRSSDWMAHKHHLDPGYDKTRLHVSLYSDLGQKTRPSKHSGAALIEIELAPVCASFIDRIRAEVTSPSLAVDPAKVTGRCGGQFERLGPEKGIEVLEAAGEGRCELKSGRYATAMAHESGPEELYRGILEALGYSAFKTNFARLAGWLSLDRLKSVLDGVEWRNRSMALQGAFFGVAGLLPEPSLRREKNWDAETVEYIGKLSEAWSRASSTLPVSPGFSVQDWRLAGTRPANYPMGRLAGVADFLSIHLDSDLEALLARLTDSAGENGAQGKFEKAMGLFQSKEGGYFTTRYTFGGRRLAQPRKLIGPERVAAILINVVAPYFLAKARRNSNRQLEERVRELYHSIPPGQPNSIARFMAQRLAPAPVQARALVKTAPRQQGLIQIHTDFCSANEKGCEDCRFAKYLAKLD; from the coding sequence ATGTTTTCCAGACTCTACCTGGACATGACAAGCTCCATATCCCTTTTCGTAAGGGAAAAGGAGAACCGTGGGGACAAGCCTGTTCCCCAGCGCCATTCCCCTCGCGTCAGGGAAGACATGGTTAAAGCCCTGTGGATGGAACAACCCTGGGGCGCAAGCCCCATACGGGACATCGCCGGGAACTTGATAGAGATAATTTCTCCGGGCTGGCTTAACGGATCCTTCGGCCCGGATTTTAAGGACGCCCTTTTCAGGCTAAACGGCGGCCCTGTTGAGAAAGGGGATGTGGAGATCCACGTACGATCGTCGGACTGGATGGCCCACAAACACCATCTGGACCCTGGTTACGATAAAACCAGGCTACACGTATCCCTTTACAGCGACCTTGGTCAAAAAACCCGGCCCTCCAAACACTCCGGCGCGGCGCTCATTGAGATAGAGCTTGCTCCTGTATGCGCTTCTTTTATAGATAGGATAAGGGCGGAGGTGACCTCCCCATCGTTGGCCGTGGATCCTGCCAAGGTGACGGGGCGTTGTGGCGGTCAGTTCGAGCGGCTTGGGCCTGAAAAGGGAATAGAGGTTCTGGAGGCGGCTGGTGAAGGGCGGTGCGAATTAAAATCCGGCAGATACGCCACGGCCATGGCCCATGAATCCGGCCCCGAGGAGCTGTACCGGGGGATACTGGAGGCGTTGGGTTACAGCGCGTTCAAAACCAATTTCGCAAGGCTTGCGGGCTGGCTTTCGCTGGATAGGTTAAAGAGCGTTCTGGATGGTGTGGAATGGCGGAACCGTTCCATGGCCCTTCAAGGAGCTTTTTTCGGTGTGGCCGGGCTGTTGCCGGAGCCTTCACTGCGTAGGGAAAAAAACTGGGACGCGGAAACCGTAGAATACATAGGCAAGTTAAGCGAAGCCTGGAGCCGTGCGTCTTCAACCCTGCCGGTTAGCCCCGGGTTTTCCGTCCAGGACTGGCGTCTGGCTGGTACCCGTCCCGCCAACTACCCCATGGGCAGGCTTGCGGGGGTGGCGGATTTTCTATCCATCCATCTGGATAGCGACCTGGAGGCGCTGTTGGCCAGGCTTACCGATTCCGCCGGGGAAAACGGGGCGCAAGGGAAGTTTGAAAAAGCGATGGGACTTTTCCAGTCCAAAGAAGGGGGTTATTTCACCACCAGGTACACCTTCGGCGGCAGGAGGCTTGCCCAGCCGAGAAAACTGATTGGTCCCGAACGGGTGGCGGCGATATTGATAAACGTGGTGGCGCCATATTTTCTGGCTAAAGCCCGGCGCAACAGTAACCGCCAGTTGGAGGAGCGGGTCAGGGAGCTATACCATTCCATCCCTCCCGGCCAACCAAACTCCATCGCCCGGTTCATGGCCCAAAGACTGGCCCCGGCGCCCGTCCAGGCAAGGGCGCTGGTGAAAACCGCGCCGCGCCAGCAGGGGTTGATTCAGATCCATACCGATTTTTGCTCGGCTAACGAAAAAGGTTGCGAGGATTGCCGGTTCGCAAAATACCTGGCGAAGCTGGATTAA
- a CDS encoding aminotransferase class IV family protein, producing the protein MKAILNGVVTENPAVSVMDRGFTLGDGLFETIPLYGGKPFLLEKHLERIRQASEVIGLQITFVDAAVAGGIAFLAKEAGVSRGVARLTVTRGEGPRGYGYSGAVNPTWVLTVEMYEPMAESKRQIGFTLAPSSIIKNSRSPLSGVKSTSALERVMMKAEAERAGADEAFTLSDAGHVACGAAVNIFWARQGRLETPSINCGILPGVTRGAIISLARQNGMEVAEGSFEPSSLAEADEVFVTNSLLEIVSVRQITGLGRWDKTHGPVVERLTASYRALIR; encoded by the coding sequence GTGAAAGCCATTCTAAACGGCGTCGTGACGGAGAACCCGGCCGTTTCAGTTATGGACAGGGGGTTTACCCTGGGAGACGGCCTGTTCGAGACCATACCTCTATATGGTGGCAAACCGTTCCTGCTGGAAAAACATCTGGAGCGGATACGCCAGGCATCGGAGGTTATCGGTCTTCAAATTACCTTTGTGGACGCCGCCGTGGCCGGAGGGATAGCCTTTCTGGCGAAGGAGGCTGGCGTTAGCCGGGGTGTAGCGCGGCTCACCGTAACCCGGGGTGAGGGGCCCAGAGGGTATGGTTATTCCGGGGCCGTGAACCCTACGTGGGTTCTCACGGTCGAGATGTATGAGCCCATGGCGGAGTCCAAACGGCAAATCGGTTTTACGCTGGCTCCGTCATCAATTATCAAGAACAGCCGCTCGCCGTTGTCGGGCGTAAAATCCACCAGCGCGCTGGAGCGGGTGATGATGAAAGCTGAAGCGGAACGGGCTGGCGCTGACGAGGCTTTTACATTGTCCGACGCGGGACATGTGGCTTGCGGCGCGGCGGTGAACATTTTCTGGGCGCGCCAGGGCAGGCTTGAAACTCCGTCAATAAATTGCGGCATACTTCCGGGCGTCACCAGGGGCGCCATAATATCCCTGGCCAGGCAAAACGGGATGGAAGTGGCCGAAGGCAGTTTCGAGCCATCAAGTCTGGCGGAGGCGGACGAGGTATTCGTCACCAACTCGCTTTTAGAGATTGTCTCGGTGAGACAGATAACAGGCTTGGGCCGATGGGATAAAACACATGGCCCGGTGGTTGAGCGGTTGACCGCCTCATACCGGGCCTTGATACGCTGA
- the queF gene encoding NADPH-dependent 7-cyano-7-deazaguanine reductase QueF produces MKLTEEYRLKALGQGRATQYNYVSPDAGVLEAFDNPFADPSKNPNGATGTIHIEAPEFTTLCPVTGQPDFATIVIDYTPDRKLVESKSLKLYLTGYRMFGGFHEECVNRIANDLASLLKPRWLKVEGRFTPRGGISFWPKAEYGKKD; encoded by the coding sequence CTGAAATTGACGGAAGAATACAGATTAAAGGCCCTGGGCCAGGGAAGGGCCACACAATATAATTATGTCTCGCCGGACGCGGGCGTCCTGGAGGCGTTCGATAATCCTTTCGCCGACCCTTCGAAAAATCCCAACGGGGCGACAGGGACAATCCACATCGAAGCGCCGGAGTTTACTACCCTCTGCCCCGTTACGGGCCAGCCGGATTTCGCCACCATAGTGATAGATTACACGCCGGACAGGAAACTGGTGGAGAGCAAATCCCTGAAGCTTTATCTCACCGGATACCGGATGTTCGGCGGGTTCCACGAGGAATGCGTAAACAGGATCGCCAACGACCTGGCGAGCCTTTTAAAACCACGCTGGCTGAAGGTTGAGGGCCGGTTCACCCCCAGGGGTGGCATTTCATTCTGGCCAAAGGCCGAATACGGGAAAAAAGACTGA
- the thpR gene encoding RNA 2',3'-cyclic phosphodiesterase gives MVSKMRPGFKDESLAGAGGAPDEQTRRIFFAIDLPDELTTRAENVISGFGVPSGQVRWARAGNMHITMRFLGDVSEKAIPGLCDAAGQIAATFRPFRITVEGLGVFPNQERPRVVWFGVGGDVENLKNIETALSARLEGMGFPPEERAFSAHLTIGRVKSDNARGKIARLVRQYRRYYIGDAPVTEIALYESKLNPQGSIYTKLGSFKLLKAAKP, from the coding sequence ATGGTTTCTAAAATGAGGCCCGGCTTTAAAGACGAGAGCCTGGCCGGGGCCGGTGGAGCCCCTGATGAACAAACACGCCGCATCTTCTTCGCCATAGACCTTCCAGATGAGCTTACAACCCGCGCGGAAAACGTCATAAGCGGGTTTGGCGTGCCTTCGGGGCAGGTGCGGTGGGCCCGGGCGGGGAACATGCACATCACCATGAGGTTTTTGGGAGACGTCAGCGAAAAGGCCATTCCCGGCCTTTGTGACGCCGCTGGCCAGATAGCCGCTACTTTCCGCCCGTTCCGGATAACGGTGGAAGGGCTTGGCGTGTTTCCCAATCAGGAACGCCCCAGGGTGGTGTGGTTCGGCGTGGGCGGGGATGTGGAGAATCTAAAAAATATCGAAACAGCACTGTCGGCGAGGCTTGAGGGCATGGGTTTCCCCCCCGAAGAGCGGGCCTTCAGCGCGCACCTCACCATCGGCCGGGTGAAGAGCGACAACGCCCGGGGGAAAATAGCCCGGCTTGTGCGGCAGTACCGAAGATATTACATCGGTGACGCCCCGGTGACCGAGATAGCGTTGTACGAAAGCAAGCTCAACCCCCAGGGTTCCATATACACCAAACTTGGCTCCTTCAAGCTGTTGAAGGCGGCCAAACCGTAA
- the def gene encoding peptide deformylase has translation MAILKVAQLGNPVLRLKAEAIPQDVIRSADAQSLIDDMIETMREYNGVGLAAPQVHESVQLIVVEADVNPRYKDAHSIPQTVIINPKIASFSDEMEEGWEGCLSLTDLWGKVRRAKNVRVTGLDRNAEPLTLDAEGFFARALQHEIDHLHGKVFIDRMKDLATLSFGKEYARYGHLHEEDGEAL, from the coding sequence ATGGCCATTCTAAAAGTAGCCCAGCTTGGCAACCCCGTGCTAAGGCTCAAGGCAGAAGCGATACCTCAGGATGTAATCCGTTCCGCCGACGCCCAGTCGCTGATAGATGACATGATCGAGACTATGCGCGAATATAACGGCGTGGGGCTGGCGGCGCCGCAGGTTCACGAGTCTGTCCAGCTTATCGTGGTGGAGGCGGACGTGAACCCCCGCTATAAGGACGCCCACTCCATACCCCAGACGGTAATAATAAATCCGAAGATTGCAAGCTTCTCCGATGAAATGGAGGAGGGGTGGGAAGGGTGCCTTTCCCTGACAGACCTTTGGGGCAAAGTGCGCCGGGCCAAAAACGTTCGGGTGACGGGGCTGGACCGGAACGCAGAGCCTTTAACCCTGGACGCCGAGGGTTTTTTCGCCCGGGCGTTACAGCACGAGATAGACCATCTCCACGGAAAAGTGTTTATAGACAGGATGAAAGACCTGGCCACACTGTCTTTCGGCAAGGAATACGCCCGTTACGGGCATTTGCACGAGGAAGACGGCGAGGCGTTGTAA
- a CDS encoding cold shock domain-containing protein, with the protein MIKVMVFIDGTWLYSNLRHLAKESNQPGFYIDYGLLPQALMRELERREKLKELDLARTFLFGSYPVNYDVIDEDRAKRRKDFFALLREDYHYEVESFPIDYQRRRILHDDRSGEDTFSPREKCVDIALASSMLYYTAIPDGFDIAIAVIGDKDYFPLLQKVRMLGKRVAVASIRQSCAKVYADRQDDNRLKDYHIMWLNDMIEAIAWKPEEWLVECKSPLHEGPRERITTVRLREGQPFFCDECRAKFAEQKAEQMREYTSAGLENTNGTSAGVEDVERFEGKMFDGIIDNLKPDRGFGFIRREDGQSFFFHVTHLTNAEWSSLQTGLKVRFAITKLPAGAKAGSATEVAVMMEEE; encoded by the coding sequence ATGATTAAAGTAATGGTTTTCATAGATGGAACCTGGCTTTACTCCAACCTCCGCCACCTCGCCAAGGAATCCAACCAGCCAGGCTTTTATATAGATTACGGCTTGCTTCCCCAGGCTCTTATGCGCGAGCTGGAAAGACGGGAGAAGTTAAAAGAACTGGATCTGGCGCGCACTTTCCTCTTCGGCAGTTATCCGGTTAACTATGACGTTATAGACGAGGACCGGGCCAAACGCCGCAAGGATTTCTTCGCCCTGCTAAGGGAGGATTACCATTACGAGGTGGAGTCTTTCCCCATCGACTATCAACGCAGGAGGATCCTGCACGACGACCGGAGCGGTGAAGACACCTTCTCCCCCCGTGAAAAATGTGTGGATATCGCCTTGGCCTCCTCAATGCTCTACTACACGGCAATCCCCGACGGGTTTGACATCGCCATAGCCGTCATCGGAGACAAAGACTATTTCCCGCTCCTGCAAAAGGTGCGGATGCTGGGCAAGAGGGTTGCGGTGGCTTCAATCCGCCAGTCTTGCGCCAAGGTGTACGCCGACAGGCAGGACGACAACCGGCTGAAGGATTATCACATCATGTGGCTCAACGACATGATCGAGGCCATCGCGTGGAAACCGGAGGAGTGGCTGGTGGAATGCAAGTCCCCCCTCCATGAAGGGCCCCGCGAAAGGATAACCACCGTGCGCTTGCGGGAAGGCCAGCCCTTCTTTTGCGACGAGTGCCGCGCCAAGTTCGCCGAACAAAAGGCCGAGCAGATGCGTGAATATACCAGCGCCGGGCTGGAGAATACGAATGGAACCTCCGCCGGGGTGGAAGACGTGGAGCGGTTCGAGGGAAAGATGTTTGATGGGATTATAGACAACCTCAAGCCCGATAGGGGGTTTGGTTTCATCCGCCGGGAAGACGGGCAGAGCTTCTTCTTCCACGTTACCCATCTTACAAACGCCGAGTGGTCGTCTCTACAGACAGGCCTTAAGGTGCGGTTCGCCATTACCAAGCTTCCTGCGGGGGCAAAAGCCGGATCCGCCACCGAAGTGGCGGTAATGATGGAAGAGGAATAA